From the genome of Candidatus Eremiobacteraceae bacterium:
GCCTTGCCGTCGGTCCATGTGACGCGCATGTCATTGTCGGTCGCCCACATCAGCGCCGGCAATTGGCGCACGAGAAGCGCCAACCGGCTTTCGGCTGCCCGCACCGATTCTTGCGCTTCCATCTCCGCCGTGATGTCGAGCGCAATGCCGATCGCTCCTGTGATCGTTCCGCCGGCATCGCGTAAAGGTTCGATGTGCGCCCGGAGGCGGCGTTCGCCGATCGTAGCGAGGAAGCTGCACGCTTCGCCGTTCAGTGCGATCCTATGCGCCTCGAGCGTCTCTGTGGTGAACTCGCCGGATCGCGGAATTTCGTGCAGCAGCGTGCCGACGAGCTGTTCGGGCCTCAGACCGAGCACGGCCAAGCCGGCGCCCTTCGAAGACGTGATGCGAAGATCGGTGTCGACGGTCCACAGCGTCGCCGGCATCTCGTCGAGGATGATGCGGGATCGAGATTCTTCCGCGCGCAACGCAGTTTCGGCACGCCGTGAAACGGTTACGTCGACGAGCACCGAGACGGAGCCGATGATATCGCCGCCTGCGTCGCGAAACGGCTCGACAAACGATTCGACCGAACCGCCCGGCTCGTCTTCGACGAGGGTTGAAGATTCGCCGCCGAACGCGCGCTCGTGCATTTGCACGATGGCGGCCGTATATATGTTGTCGCTCGCCAATAGATCACGGATGTTGCGGCCGACGAACGACGTCACCGGACCGCGGAACACCGGAAGCTGCGCGCCGGAGGCCGATGTGACCCGCATTTCGCGATCGTACGTCAATACGGCGACCGGCAACTGCGACATCAACAGCGCGAGCCGGCTTTCGGTCGCAACGCGCGCCTCTTTGTTCAGCTGCTGCTCGCTGACGTCGTGCCGGATCGTCATCCAGTTGAGGATCGATCCGTCCGCGCTGCGGATCGGCGACGTCGTCAGCTCCACCCACATGACGATGCCATCGCTCGTGTCGCGCCGGTGGCGGACCGAAGACGCGACGCCGGCTTGAACGGCGTCGCGAATCTTGCCAAGCGCGGCGTTCTGTTCCGCGTCGTGATAGAATATTGCGGGGCTCTGGCCGATCAGTTCGGCCGGCACGTAACCCGTGTAGCGTTCGATCGCGTCGTTGGCATACACGATGCGGACGAGGCCGTCATCGCGCACTTCCGCATCGTACACGACGACGCCGGCATCCCAATCGGCGACGACGGCGGTCAGAAGCTCGAGCCGGTTGCGCGAGGCTTCGAGTCCGGCCGGCGATTGGCGGCGCGCCATTTCGCGATCGATGCATGCGCGAAGCGAAGTCAGATCGTGTTTAAGGATAAGATCGCACGCGCCGCGCTTGATGACGCTTGCGGCGGACAAAGCATCCAGCTCGCCGGCCACCACGATTAGCGGCGCGTCAGAACCGGATGTGCGCAGGATCGCGCAGACATCTTTTGAGTGCAATCGCGGGAGTTCGTAGTCGCATACGGCGACGTCCCACGTCCCTAACGCAAGCGAGCGCCGGATGGAAGCTTCGTCGTCAACGCGTGCGTGCTCGACGTCGAATCCCGCATGCCGTAATTCGGCCACGATGAGATCGGCGTCGATCTGTCGACCTTGGATGAGGAGCGCCCGGAGTGGAACCCGGACGTCGCCGCGTTGGGAAGCGGGCATGAATGCGTTTGACGACTTTCTGCTCGATGATGCGTGTTATTGTAACTATCGGTCGGAGAGCGCAAAGCCACGTCGCAAAGCCCTCGCCTTGCGCATGCCATGTCCCGCACACCTCGAGATACGCGCGCCTATCCCGCCCCGGCATTTTGCGAGGCGCGCTGTGCGTCCGGCGCGAACCCGCTGTCATGTCTCAACCGTCTCCGAACGATGATCTCGCCGTCCGGCTGCCGCCCGGCCAATATGCCGCACGCGATTTTCCGGTCTTGCACGTCGGTTCGGTTCCACCGTTCGACCCGAAGAAGTGGCGGTTCACCGTGAGCGGTGAAGTCGAGCGGCCGCAGGTGTTCACGTGGGAATACTTCATGTCGCTGCCGACCAAAATCGTACGGACCGACATCCATTGCGTGACGCGCTGGACCAAGTTCGACACGACGTGGGAGGGCGTTCCCTTCGCCGAGATCGCAAAGCTCGCCGGCGTCAAACCCGCCGCGAAGTTCGTCGTGACGAGTGGGGCGAACGGTTACTCGGCAAACGTGCCGCTGAGCGTCGCGCTAGACGACGACGTCCTGTTCGCGTACACGTACGAGGGCAAACCGCTCGAACCGATCCACGGCGGTCCGCTGCGGATGTTCGTGCCGAAGCGTTATTTTTGGAAGAGCACGAAGTGGTGCACGGGCGTCGAATTCAGCGCCGTGGATCAGCCGGGCTTTTGGGAAGTCCGAGGATATCACAACAACGGCGACCCTTGGAAAGAGGAACGCTACTGGTAATCAATTCCGATTATGTAGGAGGGCAAGCATCGCTTGCCCCGTTTTTTTCCATCTCTCGTACTAGGGCAAGCATCGCTTGCCCAGCGCAAAAAAAATAAGGCCGACCATAAAAGTCGGCCCTACAGCGATTTAGCTGGCGTATCTGTATTCTGGCGCTAGCGTCGCGGGAAGAATGGACGGCTCGCGTTCGGCAACGCGGTAACCGGCGTCTTGCGCTTCGTCGGCGCAATGCTCGCATACTTTGACGGTCCGCGTGCGCAACGTCGTTATCCGGTGCGCGAGGTAATGCGAACCGAGAAGCGATTGAGTGCCGCAGAATGCGCAAGTGGACATGTATGTTTGCGGTGCCTCCAGTGGTCGTTTGAGATTACCCTAACTGAAACATAGGACACGCTGCGCGCGAGAATGTTACTTGCACGTCAGGAAAGAAGCGGCGTTGCGACAAGGGCGAACGTCCGTTCGTAGGTGTGAGTGATGCGTCCAGGCGCGACGGCATTGAGTGTGGCCATTTTAGTCGTCGGCTTCGCCGGAGCGGTCGAGCTTCGCCCGTTCGTCGCGTTTCTTCACGGCTATTTCGTCGATTCGGTCGTCGGGCTCGCGGCGGCCTACTTAGCATTTTCAGCATGTTCGGGGGCGCTGGCGGTCAATGCGCGCGAGCGATTCGCCGCACTTGGCGCTCTCGGCGGCACTCTGGCCGGCGCCGCCTTGTTGTACGCCGACATCACAATCGGACCGCCGGTGCGCATCCCAGCCGCTCCCGGGCAAGCCTTCGCCGAACCGCACGTACCCGCGGTCGCCGTTCTGTTTCCGGCATTGCCCGGCGCCGATCGACCGATCACGGATTGGCCGCAGAACGTCGAGTTGCGCGACGGCGGCGCGATCCGGCCGCTCGCGCCGGGCGACACGGTCCGGGCGAATGTGATCGCGTTCACAGTCGTGAGCTGGCCGATAGCGCGAGTCCGCGCTCGGGATCCAGAAGGACGGCCGGTCACGACCACCCAGCCGAACGGCGCAGCCTTTCTTTCGCCGTATCTGACGTTTCCCGACCTCGATACCGACGGAAGAGAAGTCGATTATTTCAGCGTGCCGCCGCTGCATCGCGATATCGGCGTGAAATACTTTCCCGGCCTGCCCGCGCGCGGTATCGACGTGCCGTTTCTCGCATTGGAGATCCGCGAGGAAAACGGGGCGAAGCTCTATGACGGCGTGGCAGTGGATGGCCGGCCGCTCGCGAAAGCGGGTGTCATCTTGGACTTCGCGCTCGGTACCTATCCATGCGTCATCATGACCGGCGCCGCGCCGCTGTGGATTTTCGCGTTCGGGTCCGCACTCGTGCTCGCCGGCGTTGCCGGCTACGTCATCTTCACGTGGCGGGCGGCCGGCGCAGGCAACGCTGTATGAGCGCGAAACGGACGATCGTCAACGTGCGCGCGATGCTCGACGGCACGGGCTCAGCGGCGCGCACCGGCGTGGCCATCGTGATCGAGAACGGACGCATCGCCGCGATCGAGCGCGCACATAAGAGCCGTGCTGCCACGGACGAGACGCACGTCATCGACGGCGGCGCGCTCACGGCCGTCCCCGGCTTGATCAACATGCACGCCCATCTCGACTCCATGTGCGGACCCGACTTCGCCATCGCGGCCCGGCTGGCCACGGAGGCTGCAAGCGCGCTCGCAGCGGCGCACAACGCGTGGCGGACGGTGCGCTCCGGCGTGACCACAGTGCGCGACCTCGGCAATCCGTTCGGCGTGGCGATCGCGCTGCGAGACGCGATAGAACGCGGACACCTTCGCGGGCCGCGTGTGCTCGCGGCCGGCAAGATCGTCTGCATGACCGGCGGTCACTGCTGGTACATCGGTCTTGAATCTGACGGACCGCATGAGATGCGCAAGGCTGTTCGGGAAAATCTCAAAGCCGGAGCGGATTGCATCAAGGTGATCGCGACCGGCGGCGTGCTCTCTCCCGGCGTTGAAGTCGGCCACGCCCAGCTCGACATCGACGAGCTCAGCGTCGCGGTCAACGAGGCTCATCGCGCCGGACGGCGAGTGGCAGCGCACGCGATCGGCGCCGCAGGCGTCAAAAACGCGCTCCGTGCGGGCGTGGACACGATCGAGCATGGATGTTATCTCGACGCTGAATCGATCGCACTGTTCCAAAGCGGTGGTGCGACGTACGTCCCTACGCTGTCCGCGCCGTACTGGCTTCGCAAACACGTGGACGAGCTGCCCGCGTACGCCGCACGAAAGACGAACGAAGTGTACGACGCCCATCGCGAGAGCTTCGCCGCTGCGCTCAAAGCCGGGGTGCGGATCGCCGCCGGCACCGACGCAGGCACGCCGTTCAACAACCACGACATGTTCGCGCACGAATTGGTGTTGATGACGGAGCTGGGCATGAGCCCTGAAGACGCGCTCTTGTCCGCGACGTCGCGCGCCGCCACAGCGCTCGGGTTAGACGGCGAATGCGGCACGCTTGCGCCCGGTTTATCGGCGGACATCGCGCTCGTCGACGGCGATCCGCGAACCGACGTGAGTGCGCTCGGCCGAATCCGCATGGTCTTCGCGCGAGGCCGCTGCATCTCGCCTGCGAACCACGATGCCTGAACGAGAAAAGGCCGAGGCCATAGCCCCGGACCTATCTATGATGGAGTCGGTCGTCGGCTCGCGAGCGATGCAAACATGACCGACCGGCTCCTTTATCATATATCGGTACCGCGCTGCAAGACCTTAACAGCCGCGCTCCGACTGTTCGTCTGCTTGCTCGCATGTTCGGGCATGGCCGGCTGCGTCAAAGTAGGCGAGAATGTAGGCGGACCCACATCGTCCACGCGCGGCGTCCTGCGCATCGGCTCGTCGGAGGACCTGGACTCGCTCAATCCGGTGCTTTCGGACGAATTGTTCGTGACCGATGTTTGTCAATTTATTTATTCCGGACTTATCGACTACGATGATCGTGGACGGGCCGTTCCAGATGTGGCGCTTGCGATTCCCACGCAGGCGAACGGAATGATAAGCCGGGACGGAAGAATCGTCACCTATCATCTTCGGCACGGCGTGAAATTCTCCGATGGAGTCGCATTGACGTCGGCGGATGTGAAATTCACGTACGATCAGATCATGAATCCGCGCAACAACGTTCCGTACCGGCAACCGTACGACGACGTGACCGCGATCGATACGCCCGATCCCTACACGGTGGTCGTGCACCTCAATGAACCGTCCGCACCGTTCGTCGGAACGTTCATGCACAATGGGATCGTCGGATCGATCATGCCCAAACACCTGCTCGATTCGTTCACCGATCTTAACCATGTGGACTTCAACAACCATCCGGTGGGCAGCGGTCCTTTTGTGGTGAAATCGTGGCAGCCGGGATCGCTGCTCGACCTGACCGCGAATCCGCTCTATTGGCGCGGGCCGCCGCGACTGCACGAGATCCAATTCGAGATAATCCCCAATCAAAACACGCTGCTGACGCTCGTGCGCAGCGGCGGCGTCGATCTCTATTTCAACGCTCCGGAAACGCAGGAGTCGGCTCTTGCACAGGCGCCGGGTTATCACGTGACGGCCGTGCCCAACATGAACTACGAACACATCCTCTTCAATTGCGCGCGTCCGCCGTTCGACGACGTGCGGGTCCGGCGCGCGATGGCGTACGCCATCGACTGGCGCCGGCTGCAGCATAGCGCGTACCGCGGCGTCGGCCACACGGGCATGACCGACGTATCGCCGCTCTCGTGGGCGTACGATCCGTCGGTCCACGATTATCCGCACGACCCAGTGCAGGCGCGGGCGCTGCTCGCACAAGCAGGTTGGCTACCCGGCGCCGACGGCGTACGTGCAAGAAATGGCCAGCGGCTATCGGTGACGATCGCGTCCGTAGCCGGCGCCACCGTGCGGGCCGATGTCGAGCAACTCGT
Proteins encoded in this window:
- a CDS encoding amidohydrolase family protein, which gives rise to MSAKRTIVNVRAMLDGTGSAARTGVAIVIENGRIAAIERAHKSRAATDETHVIDGGALTAVPGLINMHAHLDSMCGPDFAIAARLATEAASALAAAHNAWRTVRSGVTTVRDLGNPFGVAIALRDAIERGHLRGPRVLAAGKIVCMTGGHCWYIGLESDGPHEMRKAVRENLKAGADCIKVIATGGVLSPGVEVGHAQLDIDELSVAVNEAHRAGRRVAAHAIGAAGVKNALRAGVDTIEHGCYLDAESIALFQSGGATYVPTLSAPYWLRKHVDELPAYAARKTNEVYDAHRESFAAALKAGVRIAAGTDAGTPFNNHDMFAHELVLMTELGMSPEDALLSATSRAATALGLDGECGTLAPGLSADIALVDGDPRTDVSALGRIRMVFARGRCISPANHDA
- a CDS encoding ABC transporter substrate-binding protein, which gives rise to MTDRLLYHISVPRCKTLTAALRLFVCLLACSGMAGCVKVGENVGGPTSSTRGVLRIGSSEDLDSLNPVLSDELFVTDVCQFIYSGLIDYDDRGRAVPDVALAIPTQANGMISRDGRIVTYHLRHGVKFSDGVALTSADVKFTYDQIMNPRNNVPYRQPYDDVTAIDTPDPYTVVVHLNEPSAPFVGTFMHNGIVGSIMPKHLLDSFTDLNHVDFNNHPVGSGPFVVKSWQPGSLLDLTANPLYWRGPPRLHEIQFEIIPNQNTLLTLVRSGGVDLYFNAPETQESALAQAPGYHVTAVPNMNYEHILFNCARPPFDDVRVRRAMAYAIDWRRLQHSAYRGVGHTGMTDVSPLSWAYDPSVHDYPHDPVQARALLAQAGWLPGADGVRARNGQRLSVTIASVAGATVRADVEQLVQADLRLVGVELEVRNYPANLLFAPLGANGVLASGKFDMALYGWSYTVPDPDDTATLGPQSLPPNGVNYAFYVDRELGDWQRAGRVSYDPAKRKLYYAKIQRRIHDDVPIYTIVWRANVDAVSDRMRNFKPAPAISDFWNSYEWDI
- a CDS encoding sulfite oxidase-like oxidoreductase; translated protein: MSQPSPNDDLAVRLPPGQYAARDFPVLHVGSVPPFDPKKWRFTVSGEVERPQVFTWEYFMSLPTKIVRTDIHCVTRWTKFDTTWEGVPFAEIAKLAGVKPAAKFVVTSGANGYSANVPLSVALDDDVLFAYTYEGKPLEPIHGGPLRMFVPKRYFWKSTKWCTGVEFSAVDQPGFWEVRGYHNNGDPWKEERYW